The sequence GGGGCCCCGCTGCCGTTGTCGTGCCGGACTGGGCCGGTGTAGGTGTCGGTGTAGTCGCCGGTGTCGGTGTGCTTAGTTGGCCGAGCCGGACTTGCGACGGCCGGCGAACACCGCTCCGGCGCCGAGCACCAGGGCCCCGGCGGCGAGGCCCGCGTAGTCGAGGACGTCGGTGCCGGTGTGCGGCAGCCGGCCCATCTCCTCGTGGTGGTGCGGACCGCGGTGGTGGTGGCGGTGCAGGTGCTCTTCGTGGTGATGGTGGTGGTGGCTCGGCGGCGGCGGGGGCGGCGGGAAGTGCGGCGGCGGCGGGCACGGCGGCGGCGGGCAGTAGACCGGCGGCGGGCACGGCGGGGGCGCGCAGTTGACCGGCGGCGGGGGCGGGCCGTTGAAGCAGCCGTTGCCCTCGGTGCCGCTGTTGGCGTAGCCCGCGCCGATGGTGGTGCCGCAGACCTCGATCGGGGCGTTCACGCTGCCCTGTGCGACGTTGCCGGTCACGATCCCGGTCTCGCCGGCGGTGTTCGCGCTGGACACGGTGCCGGTGGCGCCGGTGTTCACGCAGGTGTTGCCGGCGGCGGTGTCGTGGTATCCGCCGACCGCCGCCACGACCCCGCAGACCTCTGTCGGGATGTCGATCGGCAGCTGCGCGACGTTGCCGGCGGCCAGGCCGTTGTCGCCGGAGGCCCGGCCCAGCGCGCCCGCGCCGCCGGCGGTGTCGTTCACGCAGTGGTTGTCCAGCGCGGAGTTGAACACGCCGACGACGCTCACCGAGTCGCCGCAGGCGTTGAGCGGCGCCTCGATCGGCACCTGGACGATGTTGCCGGTGACCGCGCCGGAGGAGTTCGCGGTCGCGGCCTGCGCGCCGGCGCCCAGGGACTGGCCGTACGCGTCCGGGGCGTCCGTCGAGCGGTGCATCGGCTCGTGGCCGTATCCGTGGTCGTATTCGTGACCGTGTTCGTGGACGTGCCCGCCGTTGACGCAGGTGTTCCCGGCCGTGGTGTCGTAGACGCCGACCACGTTCGCGGTGATCCCGCACAGGTTCAGCGGCGCGTCGACCGGCACCTGGACGACGTTCCCGCTCGCCAGCCCCGGCGAGTCGGTCGCGACGGCCCTGGCGGTCGAGGAGGTCGGGGCGCCCTCGTTGGCGCACAGGACGTCCTCGGCCGAGTCGTCGCCGCCGACGGCGGTCACGGTGTCGCCGCAGATGTTCGCCGGCAGCGAGACCGGGACCTGCACGACGTTGTTCGACAGGGCCCCGGGCGAGCCGTGGGCCACGGCGGACGCCGAGCTGGTCGGGCCGCCGGCCGTGCCGGGGCCGTTGACGCAGTGGTTGCCCTCGGCGCTGTCGCCGCCGCCCAGGACGGTCACGACCAGGCCGCAGATGTTGACCGGCGCGTCGACCGGGACCTCGAAGCTGTTGCCGGTCAGCAGACCGGGGCTGCCGAAGTCCACGGACTGCGCCTGCGCGCCGTTGAGCTCGTCGTGGCCGTAGTCGCGCGCCGAGGTCGAGCCCGCGGCCGGCCACATGCCGGGGGCGGCGTGGGCCGGGGCGCCGTCGTGGCGTGCCGGGTGGTGGGGCGCGGCGGCGTGATGGGGGGCCGCGTGGTGTGCTGCCGCAGGGTTGTGCGGGGCCGTCGCGTGGTGCGGTGCGGCGTGGTGCGCTCCGGCGTGGTGCGCTGCCGTGGCGTGGTGCTGGGCTGCGGGGTGGTGCGGCGCGTCCGTGGGATGCGGCGTGCCGTCGTGGTGCGCGGCCGCGTGGTGCGGCGCGGCGGCGGCCTTGTCGGCCCTGTCGGCCTTGTCGGCCTTGTGCCGCCCGGTGTACTGCTTGACCTGCGGGGCGCTGACCGGGATGGCCGCGTGGTGTGAAGAGGCGCCCGTCGGCTGGCTCTTCTTCCCCGCGTGGTCCGGGTTCTCGGGGTGCGTGGACACCGCCGAGAGCGCCGGAGCGGCTCCAGTGATCAGCAGGCCGCCGGTCGCGACCGCTAGCGCGAGTCCGCGCTTGGTCACGTCGTGCATGCCAGTCCTCATTCTTCAGGTGGGGTTCGGGTGAATCGGTATTTCCGGTGACGCTGGGAGATGCGGCGGTAACGCCGACAAAGCCCGTCCACGCGAAAACGCGCGTCGCGGCACCGCGTCACGCCGCCGTGCTCCGTGCGGATGAATAGTCGTTAGGTGCGATCTATGCCGGGGACCTCGGACAACGCCCTGGTCAGAGCATCAGTGCGAGGCGGTTTGTAAGCTCGCGCGGCCGAAGGGGAGAATCGCTGTCCATGACGGCTGATCCGACAATCGATCCGGCACCGCTTTTTGGTCCGATACAGATCCGCGAGCTGGCCCTGAGCACCGCGGTCGAGGCCAAGGCCGCGCTGACGGCCCTCGGCGGCGACTACATGACCTCCCAGGCGGCCCGCACCGCGGCCAAGGATCTGGGGATGAAGGGCTGGCCGTTCTACTTCGGCGGCCGGGTCGGCGTCCTGGGACCGGTGGCCCCGGAAGTGGTGCACGCTGTCGCCGGCTTCTTCCCGGCCGAGCTGGCGGTCCCGAGCTGGGCCACGGCCCGCGACCCGAAGCAGAGCCCCCCGCTGGACCGCCAGGTGGACCGCTACCGCGACGTACAGCGCATGTGGGCCGACGAGTACCTGGCGGCCTTCCCGGAGGACGAGGCCCACGAACTGGCCGACATCCTCCGCGAGATCGCCACCACCTCCGAGACCGGCCTGTCCCCGCTGGCCGCGGCCTGGGGCGCGATGCCCGAACCGGCCGCCGCCCGCCACCGCGTGGTCCACTGGTCGATGGTCATGCGCGAGCAGCGCGGCGGCCTGCACATAACGGCCGTCCAGATGGCCGGCCTGGAGCCGCTGGAAGCGATCATCACCGGCCCCCTCGGCGAAGGCGGCGCGAAGTTCTTCCGCTGGCCCCTGCCCTACCCCCACCCGGACGACGCCATGAGCCTGTTCCGCGAGCAGGCGGAGGAGATCACCGACGAACTCGCCTCCCGCGCCTACCGCGGCCTGACCCCCGAGCGCGCCGAGCGCCTGATCACGCTGCTGTCGCGCGCCGCCGGCCTGGCCGCCGGGGGCGGGACGGCGAGACTGGTCGCCGAGCAGGAGGCCAAGGACGCCGCCGAGCCGGCGGCTGTGCAGGCATAGGGCGAGGTCGGCGGCCGGCCGGGCCGGCGGCGGCCAGGGCAGAGCCGGCGGCTGTGCAGGCGTAGGGCGAGGTGGCGGTCGGCCGGGCCGGCGGCGGCTCGGGCCGGCTGCCGGGAGCAGGCTGGCTGCCCGGTCAGGCCGTCGGGCCGGGCCGGTGATCAGCGTCAGGCTGGTTGCGGGTCCGGCGGTCCGGCGGGTTGATGGTCATACCGCCGGTTTTCCGTCAAGGGGCCATGCGGGCGAGGCCACCTGATCGGTGTGGCAGCCCCCGACCTCAGCGCGGGTTCTGCCAGGGCCCGTCCGGGTGCAGCTCCGGCGGCAGCCACAGCTGCGGCTGCACCGTCCGGCACCGCAGCCCGCATCCGGGCTGCCACGGGAACAGCCCGTGGCTGTCCGGCCAGACCAGCTGCACGAACGGCGGAACCGCCCCGCGGTAGAACCCGACCGCGAACCCGAACAGCGTCGGGTACCAGCCCGGGTGCACGCGCTTGGCGACCACCGGCTGGGCGTCCAGGATCCCGTCGATCTCGATGTCGTAGCCGAAGGGCTTGTTGTCGCGGATTAGGCGTCCGGCGCGGTTCACGCGCTGCTGCATGTCCGGCAGCAGCAGGCCGAACAGGGACACCTCGGGGGCGCGGTAGCTGTGCCACAGCCCCACCGAGAAAGCCCATCCGGGGGTGCGGGTGCCGGGCATGATGCCGATCGAGGTCCAGCCGGTGCGCCGCACGTGCGCGGCCGCCTCGCCGAACCAGCCGGGGACCAGGGCGCGGACCGCGTCCTCCTCCTCGTCGGCCAGGCCGTCGTCGTCGGCGAAGTGCTCGTTCTCGGCCGCGGTGAGGGTCTGGGCCGCCGCGTTCTCGCTGTCGCAGATCACGCAGTGGCACGGCGGGATGTCGGCCGTCACGCGACGCCGCTCTTCGTG is a genomic window of Catenulispora sp. MAP5-51 containing:
- a CDS encoding chaplin family protein, whose translation is MHDVTKRGLALAVATGGLLITGAAPALSAVSTHPENPDHAGKKSQPTGASSHHAAIPVSAPQVKQYTGRHKADKADRADKAAAAPHHAAAHHDGTPHPTDAPHHPAAQHHATAAHHAGAHHAAPHHATAPHNPAAAHHAAPHHAAAPHHPARHDGAPAHAAPGMWPAAGSTSARDYGHDELNGAQAQSVDFGSPGLLTGNSFEVPVDAPVNICGLVVTVLGGGDSAEGNHCVNGPGTAGGPTSSASAVAHGSPGALSNNVVQVPVSLPANICGDTVTAVGGDDSAEDVLCANEGAPTSSTARAVATDSPGLASGNVVQVPVDAPLNLCGITANVVGVYDTTAGNTCVNGGHVHEHGHEYDHGYGHEPMHRSTDAPDAYGQSLGAGAQAATANSSGAVTGNIVQVPIEAPLNACGDSVSVVGVFNSALDNHCVNDTAGGAGALGRASGDNGLAAGNVAQLPIDIPTEVCGVVAAVGGYHDTAAGNTCVNTGATGTVSSANTAGETGIVTGNVAQGSVNAPIEVCGTTIGAGYANSGTEGNGCFNGPPPPPVNCAPPPCPPPVYCPPPPCPPPPHFPPPPPPPSHHHHHHEEHLHRHHHRGPHHHEEMGRLPHTGTDVLDYAGLAAGALVLGAGAVFAGRRKSGSAN
- a CDS encoding DUF4262 domain-containing protein — encoded protein: MAESPGHGGPAEPTGEHEERRRVTADIPPCHCVICDSENAAAQTLTAAENEHFADDDGLADEEEDAVRALVPGWFGEAAAHVRRTGWTSIGIMPGTRTPGWAFSVGLWHSYRAPEVSLFGLLLPDMQQRVNRAGRLIRDNKPFGYDIEIDGILDAQPVVAKRVHPGWYPTLFGFAVGFYRGAVPPFVQLVWPDSHGLFPWQPGCGLRCRTVQPQLWLPPELHPDGPWQNPR